A window of the Chloroflexus sp. Y-396-1 genome harbors these coding sequences:
- the puhE gene encoding putative photosynthetic complex assembly protein PuhE has translation MNWSDIAFYYLLPLLTAVTLWIGLTLGLIWLNRRGPWVGGWAVFLSLPVLFFAHSELISTRHDLSNLGAYRAFTAGLLIWAWHELAFYSGILAGPRRQPCPSHARGVQRFFYALGTHLYHQLSCLLELGLLIWLLQDASHWLGPLTFGLSWALQQSAKLNVLYGVRSLQIELFPAHLAFLASYWRPGPPSAFFRPSVSVSTLLAVMLWLSVGAHIGDPAALRLALLASLLTLGALEHWLLLIPAPATAPAPATD, from the coding sequence ATGAACTGGTCTGATATTGCTTTCTATTATCTCTTACCGCTGCTGACCGCTGTCACGCTATGGATAGGTCTGACATTAGGTTTAATCTGGCTTAACCGACGCGGGCCATGGGTAGGTGGATGGGCCGTGTTTTTAAGTTTGCCAGTGCTGTTCTTTGCCCATAGTGAACTCATAAGCACACGCCATGATCTGAGCAACCTTGGCGCTTACCGAGCTTTTACCGCTGGTCTGTTGATCTGGGCCTGGCACGAGCTGGCCTTCTATAGCGGTATTCTTGCCGGCCCCCGTCGCCAACCCTGTCCATCGCATGCCCGCGGCGTACAGCGTTTCTTCTACGCACTTGGCACTCATCTGTATCACCAACTGAGTTGTTTGCTCGAACTGGGTTTGCTAATCTGGTTGTTGCAGGATGCTAGTCATTGGCTTGGCCCACTGACATTCGGCTTAAGCTGGGCTTTACAGCAGAGTGCAAAACTGAACGTTCTGTATGGGGTACGTTCTCTTCAGATTGAACTCTTTCCAGCACATCTCGCCTTTCTGGCCAGCTATTGGCGCCCTGGCCCGCCTAGCGCCTTTTTTCGCCCCAGCGTTTCGGTGAGTACGCTCCTGGCAGTGATGCTCTGGTTAAGCGTTGGGGCCCATATTGGTGATCCGGCAGCACTCCGTCTGGCACTTTTGGCCAGTCTGCTTACCCTAGGAGCGCTCGAACACTGGCTTCTCCTGATACCCGCTCCGGCTACTGCTCCTGCACCAGCAACTGACTAA
- a CDS encoding phosphotransacetylase family protein, with translation MATLYVASTETYVGKSAVCVGLLRRMQQDGFRVGYMKPVSVSVTHTPDAVLDEDALFIRQTIGLDAPMEQIAPVLITPGVIESILRGQPHSFVKTLREAYLAISRQKDIVVLEGTNTWAEGALVDLTADQVTDMLQAPGLLVCRYTSTLSVDTILSVQRYVGDRLLGVLINQVEEPHREFVRNRVTPFLESRGIPVLGILPRDRLLSGVTVNELAKHLGGQIIGRPEWGEKMLDSLMIGAMGAEASLSFFRRRANKAVITGGDRSDLQLIALQTSTNALVLTGNIRPSMQVMDRAAELEVPIILVADDTLSTVDRAERLFGRVRFHQETKLRRFTELLDTHFDFDRLYRLLGLQIH, from the coding sequence ATGGCAACACTATATGTCGCCTCGACCGAAACCTATGTCGGCAAAAGTGCGGTATGTGTCGGTCTGCTCCGTCGGATGCAGCAAGACGGCTTCCGTGTTGGTTACATGAAACCGGTAAGCGTTTCAGTAACCCACACGCCCGACGCAGTTCTCGATGAAGATGCCCTGTTCATCCGCCAAACCATCGGGCTTGATGCGCCAATGGAGCAAATTGCCCCAGTACTTATTACGCCAGGTGTGATCGAGTCGATTCTGCGCGGCCAACCCCACTCGTTTGTTAAGACGTTACGCGAGGCGTACCTGGCTATTTCGCGCCAGAAAGACATTGTCGTTCTGGAAGGAACAAACACCTGGGCCGAAGGTGCGTTGGTCGATCTCACTGCCGATCAGGTCACTGATATGTTGCAAGCTCCCGGTCTGCTTGTCTGTCGCTATACCTCAACTTTGTCAGTTGATACGATTCTGTCCGTACAACGTTACGTTGGCGATCGTTTGCTAGGAGTCTTGATCAATCAGGTCGAAGAACCACACCGCGAGTTCGTGCGTAATCGGGTGACACCGTTCCTCGAGAGCCGTGGGATTCCGGTGTTGGGTATCTTACCTCGTGATCGCCTACTATCGGGGGTGACGGTCAACGAGCTGGCCAAACATCTGGGAGGGCAGATTATTGGCCGCCCGGAATGGGGCGAGAAGATGCTCGACTCACTGATGATCGGGGCGATGGGAGCAGAAGCCAGCCTTTCGTTTTTCCGCCGACGGGCGAATAAAGCGGTTATTACCGGTGGCGACCGCAGCGATTTGCAGTTGATCGCTCTGCAAACCAGTACGAATGCACTGGTATTAACCGGTAATATCCGACCGTCGATGCAAGTGATGGATCGTGCTGCTGAATTGGAAGTACCGATTATCCTGGTCGCCGATGATACGCTGAGTACGGTTGACCGTGCTGAACGTCTGTTCGGGCGCGTTCGCTTCCACCAGGAGACAAAGCTGCGTCGCTTCACCGAATTGCTCGATACCCATTTTGATTTTGATCGCTTGTATCGCTTACTGGGCTTACAAATTCACTAG
- the pyrF gene encoding orotidine-5'-phosphate decarboxylase, whose translation MSLSPQKRILVALDTPDLDTAVALATQLHGLVGGYKVGLEVCTAVGVPQIVSAIAGVGGNLFLDLKLHDIPNTVAGAVRAACKLGPAVQMLTLHCLGGRDMLRAAVAAAHSMSYRPLLLGVTVLTSLDATALANELQVKPSLTDYVVHLARMAQDCGLDGVVASPHEVAAIRAACPYIRIITPGIRPSWATEGDQRRVMTPLDALRAGADYLVIGRPITNPPPAIGDPAIATARIVSELEQYNHNV comes from the coding sequence ATGAGCTTATCTCCACAAAAGCGAATACTGGTTGCCCTCGACACGCCTGATCTCGATACGGCAGTAGCCCTAGCCACACAACTGCATGGACTGGTCGGTGGCTACAAGGTCGGACTAGAGGTTTGTACAGCGGTCGGGGTACCCCAGATTGTCAGCGCCATTGCCGGGGTTGGCGGAAATCTCTTTCTCGATCTCAAGCTGCACGATATTCCAAACACGGTCGCCGGTGCGGTGCGAGCCGCCTGTAAGCTGGGGCCAGCAGTGCAGATGTTGACTTTACATTGTCTTGGTGGTCGTGATATGCTGCGCGCCGCTGTTGCGGCAGCGCATAGTATGTCATACCGTCCGCTCCTTCTGGGAGTCACGGTTCTAACCAGTCTTGATGCAACGGCGCTGGCAAATGAACTACAGGTAAAACCGTCACTGACCGACTATGTTGTCCATCTAGCCCGTATGGCGCAGGATTGTGGCCTCGATGGTGTCGTGGCCTCACCACACGAAGTCGCCGCGATTCGTGCGGCCTGTCCATATATACGGATTATAACGCCCGGTATTCGCCCGTCGTGGGCCACCGAGGGCGATCAGCGGCGGGTAATGACACCGCTAGACGCACTGCGGGCTGGCGCCGATTACCTGGTGATCGGACGACCGATCACGAATCCGCCGCCGGCAATCGGTGATCCGGCAATTGCAACCGCTCGTATTGTCTCTGAACTTGAACAGTACAATCACAACGTATGA
- a CDS encoding quinone-dependent dihydroorotate dehydrogenase: MNRSESMLYRYVLRPMLFRIGSGDAETAHERTLHLLALIGRSRLLCRALGQFTTIRDPRLQRTVFGVSFPNPVGLAAGMDKDGIALRAWAALGFGFVEVGTVTRHPQLGNPRPRLFRLPSHEALINRMGFNNAGAAALADRLARLQPPPFPIGVSIGKSKITPLEQAIDDYRESLRLLFPYAAYIAINVSSPNTPGLRQLQDADQLRGLLAALQHDNAVLSRSDQRGPRPLLVKIAPDLSDNAIAELLEVCTDHGVAGIIATNTTLSRSGLTGLEPALAAETGGLSGHPLAERARQVVRLIARLTNGQLPIIGVGGIHSPADALRMLESGASLIQLYTGLVYHGPLLPRRINRAILHSGEVRR; encoded by the coding sequence TTGAACCGTTCTGAGTCAATGCTGTACCGTTATGTTCTGCGTCCAATGTTATTTCGGATCGGCAGTGGCGATGCCGAGACAGCGCACGAACGTACTCTTCACTTGTTAGCGCTGATCGGCCGCTCGCGCTTGCTGTGCCGAGCACTTGGACAGTTCACGACAATTCGCGATCCCCGATTGCAGCGTACTGTCTTCGGGGTGTCATTTCCTAACCCGGTGGGATTGGCCGCCGGTATGGATAAGGATGGGATAGCGTTGAGGGCATGGGCAGCGCTAGGCTTCGGTTTCGTCGAGGTTGGTACGGTGACCCGCCATCCTCAGCTAGGGAATCCCCGTCCGCGCTTGTTTCGTCTCCCTTCCCATGAAGCTCTGATCAATCGCATGGGCTTCAACAACGCTGGCGCCGCTGCGCTGGCCGACCGTCTGGCCCGCTTGCAACCGCCACCATTTCCGATTGGAGTCTCGATTGGCAAATCGAAGATTACCCCTCTCGAACAGGCAATCGATGACTACCGCGAGTCGTTGCGCTTACTCTTTCCATACGCAGCGTATATAGCGATTAATGTCAGCTCTCCCAATACACCGGGTCTACGTCAGTTGCAAGATGCCGACCAGCTCAGAGGATTGTTAGCCGCATTACAACACGATAACGCAGTATTAAGCCGCAGCGATCAGCGTGGCCCGCGACCATTGCTGGTCAAAATTGCCCCTGATCTTAGCGATAACGCTATCGCAGAGTTGCTCGAAGTTTGTACTGATCATGGAGTGGCCGGTATTATTGCTACCAATACTACTCTTAGTCGTAGCGGATTAACCGGCCTTGAACCGGCCCTGGCCGCCGAAACCGGTGGCCTGAGCGGACACCCTCTGGCCGAACGTGCCCGGCAGGTGGTGCGCTTGATTGCTCGTCTGACCAACGGTCAACTGCCGATTATTGGCGTGGGTGGGATTCACTCACCCGCTGATGCACTTCGTATGTTAGAATCTGGTGCCAGTCTGATCCAGCTCTACACCGGTCTGGTGTACCACGGGCCATTGCTGCCCAGACGCATCAATCGTGCAATTCTCCATAGCGGTGAGGTACGGCGATGA
- the acs gene encoding acetate--CoA ligase alpha subunit: protein MLEAIFNPQSVAVFGASPDPARLGHRVLKNIIDHGYQGRIYPIHPRATEVLGFPAYPSVLAVPDPIDLAVIVIPPQHVLAAVHECGQKGIRGLVVITAGFKEVGGAGRDLERELLATVRRYGMRMIGPNSLGIIDTISKLNASFANAMPLPGNIALMSQSGAICAAILDWSHQQRIGFSRFVSLGNKADVDEVTLLEAWNRDEHSKVILAYLEAIDDGPNFIRVAREVTKVTPVVAIKSGTTAAGTRAASSHTGSLAGSETAYETAFAQSGILRARTMNELFDLALVFAYQPMIRGNRVAIVTNAGGPGIIATDAVERSGLAMAEFTPETIRRLQEKLPPNANFFNPIDVIGDATPDRYAWAIEAALADPNVDGLIVLFTPQAVSDPLVTARIIIELSKQTTKPIVTSFMGGASITSAVEALNAARIPNYLFPERAVQSLAAMYRQSLWQQHPAPTYRTFLVDRERVANLFSKVRAAGRVELGEIEAREVIEAYGMRLPRSRLAHTPDEAVAIANEFGYPVVLKISSPDILHKSDIGGVRVGLHDATAVRDAFELIEYRARKYLPSARIWGILVQEMVRKGREILVGMTRDPQFGPLIAVGMGGIYVEVLKDVAFRLAPLSVEEVQEQIRSIRAYPLLRGVRGEPPADIAAIEETILRVSQLVTDFPEIVEMDINPLVVHHEGEGAIVLDARIILN, encoded by the coding sequence ATGTTAGAAGCAATCTTCAATCCGCAATCGGTCGCCGTGTTTGGCGCCTCGCCCGATCCGGCGCGCCTTGGTCACCGAGTGCTGAAAAATATTATCGATCACGGCTATCAAGGCCGTATCTACCCAATCCATCCGCGGGCAACTGAAGTCCTTGGCTTCCCTGCCTACCCTTCGGTGCTGGCAGTTCCCGATCCAATCGATCTGGCAGTGATCGTTATTCCACCCCAACATGTGCTGGCCGCAGTGCATGAATGCGGGCAAAAGGGTATTCGCGGCCTGGTTGTGATCACTGCTGGCTTCAAAGAGGTTGGCGGCGCCGGACGTGACCTCGAACGTGAGTTACTGGCTACTGTGCGTCGTTACGGGATGCGCATGATTGGCCCCAACTCACTGGGCATCATTGACACCATCAGTAAACTGAATGCCTCATTTGCCAATGCCATGCCGTTACCCGGAAACATTGCTCTGATGTCACAATCAGGTGCTATCTGTGCTGCAATTCTCGATTGGAGCCATCAGCAACGGATTGGCTTCTCTCGTTTTGTCAGTCTCGGTAACAAGGCTGATGTCGATGAGGTCACACTGCTAGAGGCCTGGAATCGCGATGAGCATTCCAAAGTCATTCTGGCCTATTTAGAGGCCATTGACGATGGCCCTAATTTTATTCGGGTAGCGCGTGAAGTAACGAAAGTCACACCGGTGGTGGCCATTAAAAGCGGGACAACGGCTGCCGGTACCCGGGCAGCTTCCTCGCATACCGGTTCACTGGCCGGTTCTGAAACCGCTTACGAAACGGCGTTTGCCCAGAGTGGTATTCTGCGTGCCCGCACGATGAATGAGCTGTTTGATCTGGCGCTAGTCTTTGCCTATCAGCCAATGATCCGCGGTAATCGAGTGGCGATTGTCACGAATGCTGGTGGGCCGGGAATTATTGCTACCGATGCCGTAGAGCGTAGTGGGCTGGCCATGGCCGAATTCACCCCTGAAACGATTCGTCGTCTGCAAGAGAAACTACCTCCCAACGCCAACTTTTTCAACCCAATTGACGTCATCGGTGATGCGACTCCAGACCGTTATGCCTGGGCCATCGAGGCTGCGCTGGCCGATCCAAACGTAGATGGCCTGATTGTCCTCTTTACCCCGCAGGCCGTCTCCGATCCGCTTGTGACGGCACGGATCATTATCGAACTGAGTAAACAGACGACCAAGCCAATTGTCACTAGTTTCATGGGTGGCGCTAGCATCACGAGTGCGGTAGAGGCTCTGAATGCAGCACGTATTCCCAATTATCTCTTTCCCGAACGAGCTGTGCAATCACTGGCAGCAATGTACCGTCAATCGCTCTGGCAACAGCATCCGGCGCCAACCTACCGCACCTTTCTGGTAGATCGCGAACGAGTAGCCAATCTGTTTAGCAAAGTACGCGCAGCCGGTCGGGTAGAATTAGGAGAAATTGAAGCGCGGGAAGTGATCGAAGCCTACGGGATGCGACTGCCACGGAGTCGGCTGGCCCATACCCCCGATGAAGCCGTCGCCATTGCCAATGAATTTGGTTATCCGGTAGTGCTAAAAATCTCTAGCCCAGATATTCTGCATAAAAGCGACATTGGTGGGGTACGAGTCGGCTTACATGACGCAACGGCGGTACGCGACGCCTTTGAACTGATTGAATATCGAGCGCGCAAGTATTTGCCCTCCGCCCGCATTTGGGGCATACTGGTGCAAGAGATGGTGCGCAAAGGCCGCGAAATCTTAGTCGGTATGACACGCGATCCCCAGTTCGGGCCACTGATCGCAGTAGGAATGGGAGGCATCTATGTTGAAGTGTTAAAGGATGTTGCCTTCCGCCTTGCCCCCCTAAGCGTCGAAGAGGTGCAAGAGCAGATACGTTCAATTCGCGCTTATCCGCTCTTACGCGGTGTACGCGGTGAACCACCGGCTGACATCGCTGCCATCGAAGAGACGATCCTGCGAGTCAGTCAATTGGTTACCGATTTCCCGGAAATTGTCGAGATGGATATTAATCCACTCGTCGTTCATCACGAAGGCGAGGGCGCAATCGTCCTCGATGCCCGGATCATCCTCAATTAG
- a CDS encoding sigma-54-dependent Fis family transcriptional regulator, whose amino-acid sequence MATPSLPPIQRSWARCQARGLEPTQVPQAGTVNLVGWSHLRTLVQSSIEDLYQMSEHPGFVVVVCDEQGTIIDLAGDSAVMTQAQQYGIGYGISLAEEVAGTNAVDLALREAFPFQTTGDEHYCHWLQPFALAAAPVYSPDGKALGALAILNRAEEQHPYALGMVIAAAQALHSQLRAERLLNEANDQLTELYATLDSINEGLIFVGPNGEIRRLSRRVASILGINVRSAAGRLLTSVITPPPAIIMALQNLSTLEEQEVIWQTRDGPQAIMCDVRPVWDRSRRYLGSVITLRPTESVRQLVQQMVGARATFTFRDIVGQSESMRQALRQARIAAAGRGAILLRGEPGVGKEVFAQAIHNASNRAGGPFVRVSCAAIPRQLLDSELFGVEGTEQQPGRPGKLELAHGGVLYLEAIDALSFDQQTKLLRAIEMGRVIRSGGIRPIPIDVRVIAHGHGLEQLVAEGRFRGDLYARISAFVVEIPPLRQRGDDIILLVNHMLRRLSEQIGRQIAFDPDALAALRSYPWPGNVRELEVVLEQIVQTTGKSVLTVADLPPAIARHTTPLVLSDSPKLAETQELSERDAILRAGRAAGGRLSRAAALLGISRATLWRKMIRYRISRADMLP is encoded by the coding sequence ATGGCAACACCTTCACTCCCGCCGATTCAGCGATCCTGGGCGCGTTGTCAGGCGCGTGGTCTCGAACCAACACAAGTACCGCAAGCCGGAACAGTCAATCTCGTTGGATGGAGTCATCTGCGCACGCTGGTCCAGTCGTCGATTGAAGATTTGTACCAGATGAGTGAACATCCTGGCTTTGTGGTTGTCGTTTGTGACGAACAGGGCACCATCATCGATCTGGCCGGTGACAGTGCTGTGATGACGCAGGCTCAGCAATACGGCATTGGTTATGGGATTAGCCTGGCCGAAGAGGTTGCCGGAACGAACGCAGTTGATCTTGCTTTACGCGAGGCGTTCCCCTTTCAGACAACCGGTGATGAACACTATTGTCATTGGCTACAGCCATTTGCACTGGCCGCTGCTCCTGTCTATAGCCCTGATGGCAAAGCGCTAGGCGCATTAGCCATTCTCAATCGGGCCGAAGAGCAGCATCCGTATGCACTTGGAATGGTGATCGCAGCGGCACAGGCGCTGCATAGTCAATTGCGTGCTGAGCGGCTGCTTAATGAAGCAAACGATCAGCTTACCGAACTGTATGCAACGCTTGATTCGATCAATGAAGGCCTCATCTTTGTCGGACCAAATGGTGAGATCCGTCGCTTGAGTCGGCGCGTAGCGAGTATTCTGGGGATTAATGTGCGTTCGGCTGCCGGACGGTTGCTTACCAGTGTGATTACGCCACCGCCAGCGATCATTATGGCTCTGCAGAATCTGAGTACGTTGGAAGAACAAGAAGTCATCTGGCAGACACGGGATGGCCCGCAGGCGATTATGTGTGATGTGCGACCGGTTTGGGATCGTAGCCGACGTTACCTGGGCAGTGTGATTACGCTACGTCCGACGGAGAGTGTACGTCAACTGGTGCAGCAGATGGTTGGCGCCCGAGCAACCTTTACGTTTCGTGATATTGTCGGCCAGAGTGAAAGCATGCGGCAAGCATTACGGCAGGCCCGCATCGCCGCTGCCGGTCGTGGAGCGATCTTGCTGCGGGGCGAGCCTGGAGTTGGCAAGGAAGTCTTCGCGCAGGCGATCCATAATGCGAGTAATCGGGCTGGTGGCCCGTTCGTGCGGGTATCGTGTGCGGCAATTCCACGTCAGTTGCTCGATAGTGAACTGTTTGGTGTTGAGGGTACCGAGCAACAACCCGGTCGTCCTGGTAAGCTCGAACTGGCACACGGTGGGGTATTATACCTTGAGGCTATCGATGCACTCTCTTTTGATCAGCAGACGAAACTGCTGCGAGCGATTGAAATGGGTCGTGTGATCCGCAGTGGAGGTATCCGTCCCATTCCGATTGATGTACGTGTCATTGCACATGGACATGGCCTTGAGCAACTGGTGGCAGAGGGACGCTTTCGGGGTGATTTATACGCCCGTATCAGTGCATTTGTGGTCGAAATCCCACCATTGCGCCAGCGTGGTGACGATATTATCTTGCTGGTGAACCACATGCTACGACGCCTGAGTGAGCAGATTGGGCGTCAGATCGCGTTCGATCCCGATGCGTTGGCGGCCTTGCGGAGCTATCCCTGGCCAGGCAATGTCCGTGAACTGGAAGTCGTGTTAGAACAGATTGTGCAAACGACAGGGAAGAGTGTGCTCACCGTGGCCGATTTGCCGCCGGCAATTGCGCGCCATACAACCCCTCTAGTCCTCTCCGATAGTCCAAAACTAGCTGAAACGCAAGAATTGAGTGAGCGTGATGCCATTTTGCGGGCCGGTCGGGCAGCAGGTGGACGCTTGAGTCGAGCAGCCGCTCTATTGGGAATAAGTCGAGCCACTCTTTGGCGTAAGATGATCCGTTATCGTATCTCACGAGCTGATATGCTGCCGTAG